One genomic segment of Paenibacillus sp. FSL H8-0332 includes these proteins:
- a CDS encoding sugar ABC transporter permease, translated as MKVSKRLYSYYLIWPALLIYSVFFVLPALTGLFYSFTDWRLDREAVKFIGWDNFERIFTDRTLLLAMKNTAIFAIVTVLGKNLLGIVLAVGLNMKLKSKNLLRAIFYSPSILSVLVISIVFTPMLRSDGTINRIFEAVGLPSLSQAWLTNPAIVIWTVAFVSIWQHTGFQMAIYLAGLQSISKEYYEAATIDGAGSWRSFRSITIPLLLPAININLMLTLIGGLKVFSEVFVLTGGGPGNASQVVGTIILRSFGEGSWGLGTAVNTLLFAAVTIIAIPLLIFMRRKEVSE; from the coding sequence ATGAAAGTATCCAAGAGACTATACTCGTATTACCTGATCTGGCCTGCGCTGTTGATCTATTCTGTGTTTTTCGTGCTGCCTGCGCTAACCGGACTCTTCTATTCCTTCACCGACTGGCGGCTGGACCGGGAAGCAGTCAAGTTCATCGGCTGGGACAATTTTGAACGGATTTTCACAGATAGAACACTACTACTTGCTATGAAAAATACAGCGATCTTCGCCATCGTTACCGTGCTCGGCAAAAATCTGCTCGGCATCGTGCTTGCGGTCGGCTTGAACATGAAGCTAAAATCCAAAAATCTGCTGCGGGCTATTTTTTACTCTCCGTCGATCCTAAGCGTTTTGGTTATTAGCATTGTGTTCACGCCCATGCTGCGCTCCGACGGAACGATTAACCGTATCTTCGAAGCTGTGGGGCTGCCTTCGCTGAGCCAGGCCTGGCTGACCAATCCGGCTATCGTCATCTGGACCGTAGCCTTCGTGTCCATCTGGCAGCATACCGGCTTCCAAATGGCGATCTACCTGGCCGGACTCCAGTCGATCTCCAAAGAATATTATGAAGCCGCCACCATTGACGGCGCCGGTTCCTGGCGCAGCTTCCGCAGTATCACGATTCCGCTGCTGCTCCCTGCGATCAACATCAATCTGATGCTTACCTTGATCGGCGGCCTCAAGGTGTTCTCCGAGGTATTCGTCCTCACAGGCGGGGGACCCGGCAACGCCTCCCAGGTGGTCGGTACGATCATCCTGCGCTCGTTCGGAGAGGGAAGCTGGGGGCTGGGCACAGCCGTCAACACCCTGCTCTTCGCTGCCGTAACCATCATCGCCATTCCCCTGCTGATCTTCATGCGGCGTAAGGAGGTATCGGAATAA
- a CDS encoding carbohydrate ABC transporter permease, whose amino-acid sequence MSFSRKMAWRNYVVEGLLILASLLIILPLLIMMFGSFMTSAEVLKFSLRLPEKWNFSNYTTVFREGGLGRAFLNGMLITGVSSILNIFTSSAASFILVRRETKWSNFLYMFFFMGLIAPMSTITTIRVVQWMGFYGSITSVILIYASLNTAFSVFLYSGFIRSIPKALDEVAFLEGANTFDVFFKIVTPLIVPVNATVAIMVFMSVWNDITIPLYFLTDSSDWTMPLSVYNFYGKYSRDWNLIFADLVLTSLPVLILYIFCQKYIVSGLTAGAVKG is encoded by the coding sequence ATGAGCTTTTCACGTAAAATGGCCTGGCGCAACTATGTGGTTGAAGGCCTACTGATCCTGGCCTCCCTGCTGATTATCCTGCCGCTGCTGATTATGATGTTCGGAAGCTTCATGACAAGCGCCGAGGTGCTGAAGTTCTCCTTGCGGCTCCCGGAGAAGTGGAACTTCTCCAACTATACAACGGTCTTCCGTGAAGGGGGACTGGGACGCGCGTTCCTGAACGGGATGCTGATTACCGGCGTCTCTTCTATTCTGAATATCTTCACCTCGTCGGCGGCCTCCTTCATTCTGGTGCGCCGGGAGACCAAATGGTCGAATTTCCTGTACATGTTCTTCTTCATGGGCTTGATCGCGCCGATGTCCACGATTACCACGATCCGTGTCGTACAGTGGATGGGCTTCTACGGCAGCATCACCAGTGTTATTCTGATCTACGCCTCGCTCAACACGGCGTTCAGCGTGTTCCTGTACAGCGGATTCATCCGCTCCATTCCGAAGGCGCTGGATGAGGTTGCTTTTCTGGAGGGCGCAAATACGTTCGATGTGTTCTTCAAGATCGTCACCCCGCTGATCGTCCCGGTGAACGCCACCGTAGCGATTATGGTCTTCATGTCCGTCTGGAACGATATCACCATTCCGCTCTATTTCCTGACCGACAGCTCGGACTGGACGATGCCGCTCTCGGTATACAATTTCTACGGTAAGTATAGCCGGGACTGGAACCTGATCTTCGCGGATCTGGTATTAACCTCCCTTCCCGTGCTGATCCTGTATATATTCTGCCAGAAGTACATTGTTAGCGGACTTACTGCGGGTGCGGTGAAGGGGTAA